A genome region from Populus alba chromosome 3, ASM523922v2, whole genome shotgun sequence includes the following:
- the LOC118054491 gene encoding calmodulin-binding transcription activator 4 isoform X2, translating into MLQPGYDINSLFEEAQTRWLKPAEVLFILQNHDKYEFTKEPLQKPTSGSLFLFNKRILRFFRRDGHSWRKKKDGRTVGEAHERLKVGNVETINCYYAHGEQNPNFQRRSYWMLDPAFEHIVLVHYREISEGKPSPGSAAQLSPGFSYSPSSNNSQTQGSSSAISGVYEQHQSLSSPASVEVNSGLDIKDNGVDSTAELTSFANNKVTQCLRRLEEQLSLNEDNIKEISSFGFEEGATNDSKILEYVDHNSKEDQSKNLLRGSQYIVDYQSYGGLSGKQLERNNPAPLQDAGDSGTYQQSYSQYYTDGSKEDLSWNEVFESYKTSSGIEYQEKRTSSLMMETAQEQENSLWINFDEANVGNSSLLPPQEFEGFETPTYSSVIETHENNADCYAMLYDQGHLGIPIEADSSLTVAQQQKFSIREISPEWGYATEATKVIIVGSFLCDPSESSWTCMFGDTEVPLQIIQEGVIRCEAPPHQPGKVTLCITSGNRESCSEIRYFDYQAKDYSCTHCNLSQTEATKSPEELLLLVRFVQMLLSDFSLRRGDSIQTGIHLLQKLKADDDSWGYIIEALLVGSGTSSTTVDWLLQQLLKDKLWQWLSSKSQEEHDHPGCSLSKKEQGIIHMLAGLGFEWALSPILSHGVSINFRDINGWTALHWAARFGREKMVAALLASGASAGAVTDPSTKDPIGKTAASIAASSGHKGLAGYLSEVALTSHLSSLRLEESELSKGSAEIEADRAVDSISKVSFAANEDQVSLKDTLAAVRNAAQAAARIQSAFRAHSFRKRQEIEASILDEYGISAGDIQGLSAMSKLAFRNSQDINSAALSIQKKYRGWKGRKDFLELRQKVVKIQAHVRGYRVRKNYKVICWAVGILDKVVLRWRRKGIGLRGFRNETVSIDEREDDDILKMFRKQKVDGTIDEAFSRVLSMVDSPNARQQYHRMLQRYRQAKDELGASEAAASTSLADANEMENDDLYRFQ; encoded by the exons ATGTTGCAACcag GGTATGATATTAATAGTCTGTTTGAAGAAGCACAAACGCGGTGGCTGAAACCAGCAGAAGTGCTTTTTATATTACAAAATCATGATAAGTATGAGTTCACAAAGGAACCACTTCAAAAGCCAACCA GTGGATCTTTGTTTCTATTTAATAAGAGGATTCTTAGGTTCTTTAGAAGAGATGGTCATAGTTGGCGCAAAAAGAAGGATGGAAGAACTGTCGGGGAAGCACATGAAAGGCTAAAG GTTGGAAATGTTGAGACTATAAATTGTTATTATGCACATGGTGAGCAAAACCCAAATTTTCAGAGACGCAGCTATTGGATGCTGGACCC GGCATTTGAGCACATTGTGCTTGTTCATTATAGAGAGATTTCTGAG GGAAAACCCTCTCCTGGATCTGCTGCACAGCTATCACCTGGATTCTCTTATAGTCCCAGCAGTAATAATAGTCAAACTCAAGGATCATCCTCTGCAATTAGTGGCGTATATGAACAACATCAGAGTTTGTCCAGTCCAGCATCTGTAGAAGTTAACTCGGGATTAGACATCAAGGATAATGGGGTGGATAGTACAGCAGAGCTTACTAGTTTTGCTAATAACAAGGTTACTCAATGCTTGCGAAGGCTGGAGGAGCAGTTGAGTTTGAACGAGGACAACATCAAAGAAATCAGCTCATTTGGTTTTGAGGAGGGAGCCacaaatgattcaaaaattcTGGAATACGTTGACCACAACTCCAAGGAGGATCAATCTAAGAATTTACTTCGTGGATCACAGTATATTGTTGATTACCAATCTTATGGTGGACTTTCTGGAAAGCAACTAGAGAGAAACAATCCTGCACCACTTCAGGATgcag GTGATAGTGGCACATACCAGCAATCATATTCTCAATATTATACAGATGGAAGTAAAGAAGACCTTTCTTGGAATGAAGTGTTTGAATCCTATAAGACTTCATCAGGCATTGAGTACCAG GAAAAGCGCACGTCTTCTTTAATGATGGAAACAGCTCAAGAGCAAGAAAATTCTCTTTGGATAAATTTTGATGAAGCCAATGTTGGAAACT CTTCTTTGTTGCCGCCTCAAGAATTTGAAGGTTTTGAAACTCCTACATATTCTTCTGTTATAGAAACACATGAAAACAATGCTGACTGCTATGCAATGCTATATGACCAAGGCCATCTTGGAATTCCCATTGAGGCAGATTCAAGTTTGACAGTTGCACAGCAGCAGAAGTTTAGTATCCGTGAAATATCCCCAGAATGGGGTTATGCTACAGAGGCTACAAAG GTCATCATTGTTGGATCGTTTCTCTGTGACCCATCAGAATCATCATGGACATGCATGTTTGGTGACACTGAAGTTCCTCTTCAAATCATTCAAGAAGGCGTTATTCGTTGCGAGGCTCCTCCCCACCAGCCTGGAAAGGTCACTCTCTGCATTACTTCTGGCAATCGGGAGTCCTGCAGTGAGATCAGATACTTTGATTACCAAGCTAAGGATTATAGCTGCACTCACTGTAACTTGTCCCAAACAGAAGCTACTAAGAGTCCAGAAGAGCTATTGTTACTTGTCAGATTTGTGCAGATGCTTCTGTCTGACTTCTCTTTGCGGAGAGGAGACAGCATACAAACGGGAATTCATCTACTTCAAAAATTGAAGGCTGATGATGATTCATGGGGTTATATCATAGAGGCTCTTTTAGTTGGCAGTGGAACTTCATCCACGACAGTTGATTGGCTTCTGCAACAACTACTGAAAGACAAGCTGTGGCAGTGGCTTTCCTCCAAGTCTCAGGAAGAACATGACCATCCTGGATGTTCATTGTCCAAAAAAGAGCAAGGGATCATACACATGCTTGCTGGGTTAGGTTTTGAGTGGGCCTTAAGCCCAATTCTCAGTCATGGAGTCAGTATAAATTTCCGTGACATTAATGGGTGGACCGCTCTCCACTGGGCTGCTCGTTTTGGAAG GGAAAAAATGGTTGCTGCCCTTTTAGCTTCTGGTGCATCAGCTGGGGCTGTGACTGATCCTAGTACAAAAGATCCAATTGGCAAAACCGCAGCATCCATTGCTGCCAGTAGTGGGCACAAGGGACTTGCTGGTTATCTTTCAGAAGTGGCACTAACTAGCCATCTTTCATCTCTCAGACTCGAGGAAAGTGAGCTTTCTAAAGGCTCTGCTGAGATTGAAGCTGACAGAGCTGTAGATAGCATCTCAAAGGTGAGCTTCGCTGCCAATGAAGATCAGGTTTCGCTTAAAGATACCTTGGCTGCGGTCCGGAATGCGGCTCAGGCAGCTGCCCGAATACAATCTGCTTTCCGTGCACATTCTTTCAGAAAGCGACAAGAGATAGAAGCTTCTATTTTAGATGAGTATGGTATCAGTGCTGGTGACATTCAAGGGCTCTCAGCTATGTCAAAGCTGGCCTTTCGCAACTCCCAGGATATTAATTCAGCTGCATTATCCATTCAGAAGAAATATCGAGGATGGAAAGGTCGCAAGGATTTTCTAGAACTTAGACAGAAAGTTGTGAAGATACAG GCTCATGTGAGAGGCTATCGGGTTAGGAAGAACTATAAGGTAATATGTTGGGCTGTTGGAATTCTAGATAAGGTAGTGCTGCGGTGGCGACGCAAAGGAATTGGTTTGCGAGGTTTCCGGAATGAGACGGTGTCCATTGATGAAAGGGAAGATGATGATATTCTCAAGATGTTCCGCAAACAGAAAGTGGATGGAACTATTGATGAGGCTTTCTCTCGTGTGCTATCAATGGTTGATTCTCCGAATGCACGTCAGCAATATCATCGGATGCTGCAACGATACCGCCAAGCTAAG GATGAACTTGGTGCCAGTGAAGCAGCAGCGTCTACTTCTCTGGCTGATGCGAATGAGATGGAAAATGATGATCTGTACCGTTTCCAGTAG
- the LOC118054491 gene encoding calmodulin-binding transcription activator 4 isoform X1: protein MLQPGYDINSLFEEAQTRWLKPAEVLFILQNHDKYEFTKEPLQKPTSGSLFLFNKRILRFFRRDGHSWRKKKDGRTVGEAHERLKVGNVETINCYYAHGEQNPNFQRRSYWMLDPAFEHIVLVHYREISEGKPSPGSAAQLSPGFSYSPSSNNSQTQGSSSAISGVYEQHQSLSSPASVEVNSGLDIKDNGVDSTAELTSFANNKVTQCLRRLEEQLSLNEDNIKEISSFGFEEGATNDSKILEYVDHNSKEDQSKNLLRGSQYIVDYQSYGGLSGKQLERNNPAPLQDAGDSGTYQQSYSQYYTDGSKEDLSWNEVFESYKTSSGIEYQEKRTSSLMMETAQEQENSLWINFDEANVGNSSLLPPQEFEGFETPTYSSVIETHENNADCYAMLYDQGHLGIPIEADSSLTVAQQQKFSIREISPEWGYATEATKSRVSMQVIIVGSFLCDPSESSWTCMFGDTEVPLQIIQEGVIRCEAPPHQPGKVTLCITSGNRESCSEIRYFDYQAKDYSCTHCNLSQTEATKSPEELLLLVRFVQMLLSDFSLRRGDSIQTGIHLLQKLKADDDSWGYIIEALLVGSGTSSTTVDWLLQQLLKDKLWQWLSSKSQEEHDHPGCSLSKKEQGIIHMLAGLGFEWALSPILSHGVSINFRDINGWTALHWAARFGREKMVAALLASGASAGAVTDPSTKDPIGKTAASIAASSGHKGLAGYLSEVALTSHLSSLRLEESELSKGSAEIEADRAVDSISKVSFAANEDQVSLKDTLAAVRNAAQAAARIQSAFRAHSFRKRQEIEASILDEYGISAGDIQGLSAMSKLAFRNSQDINSAALSIQKKYRGWKGRKDFLELRQKVVKIQAHVRGYRVRKNYKVICWAVGILDKVVLRWRRKGIGLRGFRNETVSIDEREDDDILKMFRKQKVDGTIDEAFSRVLSMVDSPNARQQYHRMLQRYRQAKDELGASEAAASTSLADANEMENDDLYRFQ from the exons ATGTTGCAACcag GGTATGATATTAATAGTCTGTTTGAAGAAGCACAAACGCGGTGGCTGAAACCAGCAGAAGTGCTTTTTATATTACAAAATCATGATAAGTATGAGTTCACAAAGGAACCACTTCAAAAGCCAACCA GTGGATCTTTGTTTCTATTTAATAAGAGGATTCTTAGGTTCTTTAGAAGAGATGGTCATAGTTGGCGCAAAAAGAAGGATGGAAGAACTGTCGGGGAAGCACATGAAAGGCTAAAG GTTGGAAATGTTGAGACTATAAATTGTTATTATGCACATGGTGAGCAAAACCCAAATTTTCAGAGACGCAGCTATTGGATGCTGGACCC GGCATTTGAGCACATTGTGCTTGTTCATTATAGAGAGATTTCTGAG GGAAAACCCTCTCCTGGATCTGCTGCACAGCTATCACCTGGATTCTCTTATAGTCCCAGCAGTAATAATAGTCAAACTCAAGGATCATCCTCTGCAATTAGTGGCGTATATGAACAACATCAGAGTTTGTCCAGTCCAGCATCTGTAGAAGTTAACTCGGGATTAGACATCAAGGATAATGGGGTGGATAGTACAGCAGAGCTTACTAGTTTTGCTAATAACAAGGTTACTCAATGCTTGCGAAGGCTGGAGGAGCAGTTGAGTTTGAACGAGGACAACATCAAAGAAATCAGCTCATTTGGTTTTGAGGAGGGAGCCacaaatgattcaaaaattcTGGAATACGTTGACCACAACTCCAAGGAGGATCAATCTAAGAATTTACTTCGTGGATCACAGTATATTGTTGATTACCAATCTTATGGTGGACTTTCTGGAAAGCAACTAGAGAGAAACAATCCTGCACCACTTCAGGATgcag GTGATAGTGGCACATACCAGCAATCATATTCTCAATATTATACAGATGGAAGTAAAGAAGACCTTTCTTGGAATGAAGTGTTTGAATCCTATAAGACTTCATCAGGCATTGAGTACCAG GAAAAGCGCACGTCTTCTTTAATGATGGAAACAGCTCAAGAGCAAGAAAATTCTCTTTGGATAAATTTTGATGAAGCCAATGTTGGAAACT CTTCTTTGTTGCCGCCTCAAGAATTTGAAGGTTTTGAAACTCCTACATATTCTTCTGTTATAGAAACACATGAAAACAATGCTGACTGCTATGCAATGCTATATGACCAAGGCCATCTTGGAATTCCCATTGAGGCAGATTCAAGTTTGACAGTTGCACAGCAGCAGAAGTTTAGTATCCGTGAAATATCCCCAGAATGGGGTTATGCTACAGAGGCTACAAAG TCCCGAGTCTCAATGCAGGTCATCATTGTTGGATCGTTTCTCTGTGACCCATCAGAATCATCATGGACATGCATGTTTGGTGACACTGAAGTTCCTCTTCAAATCATTCAAGAAGGCGTTATTCGTTGCGAGGCTCCTCCCCACCAGCCTGGAAAGGTCACTCTCTGCATTACTTCTGGCAATCGGGAGTCCTGCAGTGAGATCAGATACTTTGATTACCAAGCTAAGGATTATAGCTGCACTCACTGTAACTTGTCCCAAACAGAAGCTACTAAGAGTCCAGAAGAGCTATTGTTACTTGTCAGATTTGTGCAGATGCTTCTGTCTGACTTCTCTTTGCGGAGAGGAGACAGCATACAAACGGGAATTCATCTACTTCAAAAATTGAAGGCTGATGATGATTCATGGGGTTATATCATAGAGGCTCTTTTAGTTGGCAGTGGAACTTCATCCACGACAGTTGATTGGCTTCTGCAACAACTACTGAAAGACAAGCTGTGGCAGTGGCTTTCCTCCAAGTCTCAGGAAGAACATGACCATCCTGGATGTTCATTGTCCAAAAAAGAGCAAGGGATCATACACATGCTTGCTGGGTTAGGTTTTGAGTGGGCCTTAAGCCCAATTCTCAGTCATGGAGTCAGTATAAATTTCCGTGACATTAATGGGTGGACCGCTCTCCACTGGGCTGCTCGTTTTGGAAG GGAAAAAATGGTTGCTGCCCTTTTAGCTTCTGGTGCATCAGCTGGGGCTGTGACTGATCCTAGTACAAAAGATCCAATTGGCAAAACCGCAGCATCCATTGCTGCCAGTAGTGGGCACAAGGGACTTGCTGGTTATCTTTCAGAAGTGGCACTAACTAGCCATCTTTCATCTCTCAGACTCGAGGAAAGTGAGCTTTCTAAAGGCTCTGCTGAGATTGAAGCTGACAGAGCTGTAGATAGCATCTCAAAGGTGAGCTTCGCTGCCAATGAAGATCAGGTTTCGCTTAAAGATACCTTGGCTGCGGTCCGGAATGCGGCTCAGGCAGCTGCCCGAATACAATCTGCTTTCCGTGCACATTCTTTCAGAAAGCGACAAGAGATAGAAGCTTCTATTTTAGATGAGTATGGTATCAGTGCTGGTGACATTCAAGGGCTCTCAGCTATGTCAAAGCTGGCCTTTCGCAACTCCCAGGATATTAATTCAGCTGCATTATCCATTCAGAAGAAATATCGAGGATGGAAAGGTCGCAAGGATTTTCTAGAACTTAGACAGAAAGTTGTGAAGATACAG GCTCATGTGAGAGGCTATCGGGTTAGGAAGAACTATAAGGTAATATGTTGGGCTGTTGGAATTCTAGATAAGGTAGTGCTGCGGTGGCGACGCAAAGGAATTGGTTTGCGAGGTTTCCGGAATGAGACGGTGTCCATTGATGAAAGGGAAGATGATGATATTCTCAAGATGTTCCGCAAACAGAAAGTGGATGGAACTATTGATGAGGCTTTCTCTCGTGTGCTATCAATGGTTGATTCTCCGAATGCACGTCAGCAATATCATCGGATGCTGCAACGATACCGCCAAGCTAAG GATGAACTTGGTGCCAGTGAAGCAGCAGCGTCTACTTCTCTGGCTGATGCGAATGAGATGGAAAATGATGATCTGTACCGTTTCCAGTAG
- the LOC118054492 gene encoding uncharacterized protein → MEPAKNLELIDLAIKKLLAEKRNKESSGDDGFLQDDNDQLLLSKLLSELESLKGNDVKLEQSDISPGAEEEEEVNSPAIGEVLSRHENSIENTAAGEIVNELRKLRRQNFVTQCLLSAMIVLTVAWQVSQVSIILQVKDGLSHPFKSFGNMLNGMLKRFGTKGQDSENQQSEEVPVKVPPFKIPELPHIDLGSNIE, encoded by the exons ATGGAACCAGCCAAAAATCTGGAGCTCATTGATCTGGCTATCAAGAAGCTTTTAgcagagaaaagaaacaaagaatccTCTGGTGATGATGGTTTCCTCCAGGATGATAACGATCAACTTCTCCTCTCCAAATTGCTTTCCGAG TTGGAATCACTAAAAGGGAATGATGTTAAACTTGAGCAATCTGATATATCACCTGGagcggaggaggaggaggaggtaaATTCTCCTGCAATTGGTGAAGTGTTGTCAAGACATGAGAACAGCATTGAAAATACAGCCGCTGGAGAGATAGTGAACGAGCTTAGAAAACTGCGGAGGCAGAATTTTGTTACGCAGTGCCTTCTTTCAGCAATGATTGTCCTCACTGTTGCCTGGCAGGTATCTCAGGTGTCCATCATTTTGCAAGTTAAAGATGGGTTGAGCCACCCGTTTAAATCCTTTGGGAATATGTTAAATGGGATGCTGAAACGTTTCGGTACCAAAGGTCAAGATTCAGAAAATCAGCAGTCAGAAGAGGTTCCTGTCAAAGTTCCTCCTTTTAAAATTCCAGAGCTTCCACATATCGATTTAGGTTCCAACATTGAATAG
- the LOC118054493 gene encoding nuclear transport factor 2B, which produces MDPDTVAKAFVEHYYNMFDSNRAGLANLYQDASMLTFEGQKTQGSQNIVAKLTALPFHQCKHHITTVDCQPSGPAGGMLVFVSGNLQLAGEQHALKFSQMFHLMPTPQGSYYVYNDIFRLNYA; this is translated from the exons ATGGATCCAGACACAGTAGCGAAGGCATTTGTTGAGCACTACTACAATATGTTCGATTCGAATAGAGCTGGGTTGGCGAATCTGTATCAAGACGCTTCCATGCTGACTTTTGAAGGTCAAAAGACTCAGGGATCCCAGAATATTGTAGCTAAACTAACTGCTCTTCCTTTTCATCAGTGCAAACATCACATCACCACCGTTGATTGCCAGCCTTCTGGTCCTGCTGGTGGTATGCTTGTTTTTGTCTCTGGTAATCTCCAGCTCGCCGGCGAACAGCACGCTCTCAAGTTCAGCCAg ATGTTCCATTTGATGCCAACGCCACAGGGAAGCTATTATGTGTACAATGACATATTCAGGTTGAACTATGCTTGA